A window of Gimesia sp. genomic DNA:
TTCTTTATTTCATGATTTTGGCGAGAATGTCGCTCTCGCGCAGAATCTTGACTTCCTTGCCGGAAACTTCGATGTCAGTTCCGCCGTATTTGCCGTACAGAACTTCGTCGCCGACTTCAACGGCAACCGGGCAGCGTTCGCCACTTTCCAGCAGACGTCCGGGACCAACGGCGATCACGGTGCCACTCTGAGGCTTTTCCTGTGCCGTGTCAGGCAGGACGATACCACCGGCAGTGGTTTCTTCAGCAACATTGGGTTCAATAACAATGCGGTCATCAAGGGGATTCAGTTCCATTAAGTTAACTCCCGATTATTCCAGTAAGTCTGGTTGTATTTGTGAAGCCGGGATTCAGACCCGGGATAAATTGTTACAAACAACAGGCGGGGCCTGATAAAGACCCCCGATCAATCTGCGGAGAGATCGATGATACGAGGTTAGAAGCCTCCCATGCCGGGCATTCCCATTCCGGGCATTCCACCGCCCATT
This region includes:
- a CDS encoding co-chaperone GroES, which codes for MELNPLDDRIVIEPNVAEETTAGGIVLPDTAQEKPQSGTVIAVGPGRLLESGERCPVAVEVGDEVLYGKYGGTDIEVSGKEVKILRESDILAKIMK